Proteins from a single region of Haloplanus sp. GDY1:
- a CDS encoding serine/threonine-protein kinase RIO2: MVENVARVVAELDPEDFYLLSGVEQGMRFSEWVNREKLPDYADLTPEEVEYRLDRCMKRDLIERRTIQYEGYQLTFEGYDVLALHTFAERDTIEGVGAPLGVGKESDVYEVQSYRPLALKFHREGYTNFREVNREREYTADHHHVSWLYTARKAAEREYEALETLYPDVAVPRPVDHNRHGIVMAKFEGVELARATLDDEQVVGVLDLVLREVASAHDAGLIHADLSEHNVAVASSGITVFDWPQSVSTDHENAADLLERDVSNLIGFFERKYPAVVPDVDAASVADAVAAEEFETVREFAASRSS, translated from the coding sequence ATGGTCGAAAACGTGGCCCGCGTGGTGGCCGAACTCGACCCCGAGGACTTCTATCTCCTCTCGGGCGTCGAGCAGGGGATGCGGTTCAGCGAGTGGGTCAACCGCGAGAAACTGCCGGATTACGCGGACCTGACGCCCGAGGAGGTGGAGTACCGGCTGGATCGCTGCATGAAACGCGACCTGATCGAGCGCCGGACCATCCAGTACGAGGGGTACCAGCTCACCTTCGAGGGGTACGACGTCCTCGCCCTCCACACCTTCGCGGAGCGGGACACCATCGAGGGCGTGGGCGCGCCGCTCGGCGTGGGCAAGGAGAGCGACGTCTACGAGGTGCAGTCCTACCGGCCGCTGGCGCTGAAGTTCCACCGCGAGGGCTACACCAACTTCCGGGAGGTGAACCGGGAGCGGGAGTACACCGCCGACCACCACCACGTCTCCTGGCTCTACACCGCGCGGAAGGCGGCCGAGCGGGAGTACGAGGCGCTCGAAACCCTCTATCCCGACGTCGCGGTCCCGCGACCCGTGGATCACAACCGCCACGGTATCGTGATGGCGAAGTTCGAGGGCGTCGAACTCGCTCGCGCGACACTCGACGACGAACAGGTGGTGGGGGTCCTCGATCTGGTGCTCCGCGAGGTGGCGAGCGCTCACGACGCGGGGTTGATCCACGCCGACCTCAGCGAACACAACGTCGCCGTCGCGTCCTCGGGGATCACGGTCTTCGACTGGCCGCAGTCGGTGTCGACCGATCACGAGAACGCCGCCGACCTGCTCGAACGCGACGTGTCCAACCTGATCGGCTTCTTCGAGCGGAAGTATCCCGCCGTCGTCCCCGACGTGGACGCCGCGAGCGTCGCCGACGCCGTCGCCGCCGAGGAGTTCGAGACGGTCCGGGAGTTCGCGGCGAGTCGAAGTTCTTAA
- a CDS encoding FAD-binding protein translates to MRRGTRSRSIRVARRSRRIQVRRTRGSTMADTAEVVIVGGGVAGLSAATFTARADLETLVLDAGSPILRRNAHLENYPGFPAGVNARLLLDMMAEGAERAGADRREARVARVARDDDGFAVETDAADRYRADYVVAATKNATDYLPPGVDVVDRGKPFVECDERGRTGVEGLYAAGRLAGKPHQAVVSAGHGAEVAVTLLEDADRPFYHDWVAPEGYFTDRGRDLPPGCEEIDDEERRRREAESLALMRERFAEPHPSEQPTHPSLDR, encoded by the coding sequence ATTCGTCGTGGTACGCGTTCACGTAGCATAAGGGTAGCGCGGCGGTCACGGCGGATACAAGTGCGGCGAACCCGGGGTTCGACCATGGCAGACACAGCCGAAGTCGTGATCGTCGGGGGCGGGGTCGCCGGCCTGTCGGCGGCCACCTTCACCGCTCGCGCCGACCTGGAGACGCTCGTCCTCGACGCGGGTTCGCCGATCCTCCGTCGGAACGCCCACCTGGAGAACTACCCCGGCTTCCCGGCCGGCGTCAACGCCCGCCTGTTGCTCGACATGATGGCCGAGGGCGCGGAGCGCGCGGGCGCCGACCGGCGCGAGGCACGGGTGGCGCGCGTCGCCCGCGACGACGACGGGTTCGCCGTCGAGACGGACGCCGCCGACCGATACCGGGCCGACTACGTCGTCGCCGCGACCAAGAACGCCACCGACTACCTCCCCCCGGGGGTCGACGTCGTCGACCGGGGCAAGCCCTTCGTCGAGTGCGACGAGCGGGGGCGGACGGGCGTGGAGGGCCTCTACGCGGCCGGCCGCCTCGCGGGCAAACCCCACCAGGCCGTCGTGAGTGCCGGGCACGGCGCCGAAGTCGCCGTCACGCTCCTGGAGGACGCGGACCGCCCGTTCTACCACGACTGGGTGGCGCCCGAGGGCTACTTCACCGACCGCGGCCGTGACCTGCCGCCCGGGTGTGAGGAAATCGACGACGAGGAACGCCGCCGACGCGAGGCCGAATCGCTGGCGCTCATGCGCGAGCGGTTCGCCGAGCCCCACCCCTCCGAGCAGCCGACCCACCCGAGCCTCGATCGGTGA
- a CDS encoding CBS domain-containing protein: protein MEDVFVGSLMSAPVHTVSADATLREAARVLIEHDVGSVVVVDAEGRLDGILTVTDFVRVVAGGGRHGPDAPVSAVMSTDVVTTGADVPVAGAADAMVESGHYHLPVVDGETVIGIVAAADLAAYVSTVRAPSPPHRR, encoded by the coding sequence ATGGAGGACGTGTTCGTCGGCAGTCTCATGTCGGCACCGGTCCACACGGTGAGCGCCGACGCCACGCTTCGGGAGGCGGCACGGGTACTGATCGAACACGACGTCGGCTCGGTCGTCGTCGTCGACGCGGAGGGGCGTCTCGACGGCATCCTCACCGTGACCGACTTCGTTCGCGTCGTCGCCGGCGGCGGTCGACACGGCCCGGACGCCCCGGTGTCGGCGGTCATGAGCACGGACGTCGTCACCACGGGTGCGGACGTCCCCGTGGCGGGGGCGGCGGACGCGATGGTGGAATCCGGCCACTACCACCTCCCGGTAGTGGACGGCGAGACGGTGATCGGAATCGTCGCGGCGGCCGACCTCGCGGCGTACGTCTCGACGGTGCGGGCGCCGAGTCCGCCACACCGCCGCTAG
- a CDS encoding phosphate uptake regulator PhoU, giving the protein METRKLQKIGGSTYSVSLPKEWATEHALEAGMPIHLYPHTDGSLVVRSAAEDGGALGATEIHLPDSDPDTVRRALGAAYAVGYDTVSLRSPDEFADAECRTVRRLVDRMVGMSVVEEGDGRVVVENLLDAGEVSIQQSVVQLQFTALSMQRTAMEALRNPDEAERLDGRDDGADRLFGMITRHFNRSLTDFEEIDHLDVRRSELFDYYLTARQLERVADHAVEVAALADRTDGTLPEEVLTDVSSLAERSRDVVETATTAVLESSSERAYAVLDRRDAVVDDARAIDRALFERSPPGAYALSRVLRALTRTAACGGNVARVALRTSLRPDG; this is encoded by the coding sequence ATGGAGACACGCAAACTACAGAAGATCGGCGGCTCGACCTACTCGGTGTCGCTCCCCAAGGAGTGGGCGACGGAACACGCCCTCGAGGCGGGGATGCCGATTCACCTCTATCCCCACACCGACGGCTCGCTCGTCGTCCGGAGCGCGGCCGAGGACGGCGGCGCCCTGGGCGCGACGGAGATTCACCTGCCCGACTCCGATCCCGACACCGTCAGACGGGCGCTGGGTGCGGCCTACGCCGTCGGCTACGACACCGTCTCCCTCCGCTCGCCCGACGAGTTCGCCGACGCCGAGTGCCGCACCGTCCGCCGACTCGTCGACCGGATGGTGGGGATGTCGGTCGTCGAGGAGGGGGACGGGCGGGTCGTCGTCGAGAACCTCCTCGACGCCGGCGAGGTGTCGATCCAGCAGTCGGTCGTCCAGCTCCAGTTCACCGCCCTGTCGATGCAACGCACCGCGATGGAGGCGCTGCGGAACCCCGACGAGGCCGAGCGACTCGACGGTCGGGACGACGGCGCGGATCGACTGTTCGGCATGATCACGCGTCACTTCAACCGTTCGCTCACCGACTTCGAGGAGATCGATCACCTCGACGTCCGGCGGTCGGAGCTGTTCGATTACTACCTGACGGCCCGCCAGTTGGAGCGGGTCGCGGACCACGCCGTCGAGGTCGCCGCCCTCGCGGACCGAACTGACGGGACCCTTCCCGAGGAAGTCCTGACCGACGTCTCCTCGCTCGCGGAGCGCTCGCGCGACGTGGTGGAGACGGCGACGACGGCCGTCCTCGAATCGTCGAGCGAGCGCGCCTACGCGGTGCTCGACCGCCGGGACGCGGTGGTCGACGACGCCCGCGCCATCGATCGGGCGCTCTTCGAGCGGTCTCCCCCCGGAGCCTACGCCCTCTCCCGCGTCCTCCGCGCCCTCACTCGCACCGCCGCGTGCGGCGGCAACGTCGCCCGCGTCGCGCTCCGGACGAGCCTCCGGCCCGACGGCTAG
- the phoU gene encoding phosphate signaling complex protein PhoU, which produces MTRDEFQESLAELRSEVLRMSALVADRLDRSLTALETVDEATARGVIGADDEIDRMYLDLESTCIQLFAQQQPVAGDLRFVASSFKILTDLERVGDLAVNLAQYTLEADRERFGEVDLSAIGTQATELLDDAMTAYRTDDAALCHEVAARDDELDSLCQTASERVVRELIEREVEAEDSWAVERLMDDVSRLLLTIRDLERVGDHAVNVAARTLYMIESDPELV; this is translated from the coding sequence GTGACCCGAGACGAGTTTCAAGAGTCGCTCGCCGAACTCCGTAGCGAGGTGCTGCGGATGAGCGCCCTCGTCGCCGACCGCCTCGACCGGTCACTGACGGCCCTGGAGACGGTCGACGAGGCGACGGCGCGGGGCGTGATCGGCGCCGACGACGAGATCGACCGGATGTATCTGGATCTGGAGTCGACGTGCATCCAGCTGTTCGCCCAGCAACAGCCCGTCGCCGGCGACCTCCGATTCGTCGCCTCGTCGTTCAAGATCCTCACGGATCTGGAGCGCGTCGGCGACCTGGCGGTCAACCTCGCGCAGTACACCCTCGAAGCGGACCGCGAGCGGTTCGGGGAGGTCGACCTCTCGGCCATCGGCACACAGGCGACCGAACTGTTGGACGACGCGATGACCGCCTACCGCACCGACGACGCGGCGCTGTGTCACGAGGTGGCGGCCCGGGACGACGAACTCGACTCGCTGTGTCAGACGGCGAGCGAGCGGGTGGTCCGGGAGCTGATCGAACGCGAGGTCGAGGCGGAGGACTCGTGGGCCGTCGAGCGGCTGATGGACGACGTCTCCCGGCTCCTGCTGACGATCCGCGACCTCGAACGCGTCGGGGATCACGCCGTCAACGTCGCCGCGCGCACCCTGTACATGATCGAGAGCGATCCGGAGCTCGTCTGA
- the pstB gene encoding phosphate ABC transporter ATP-binding protein PstB produces the protein MSDSRQTQSQNQTRTSTTGSDQPLETTSGETVEETREEWVEYDFQGTAKMVADDLDVHYGDDHALKGVSMKIPEKSVTALIGPSGCGKSTYLRCLNRMNDRINAARVEGSVQLDGKEIYQDGINLVELRKRVGMVFQSPNPFPKSIRENISYGPRKHGDIDTGLLARMLGRDDTEEERELVERALKQAALWDEVHDRLDDNALGLSGGQQQRLCIARCLSVDPEVILMDEPASALDPIATAKIEDLIDDLAKEYTVVIVTHNMQQAARISDQTAVFLTGGKLVEYDDTDKIFENPESQRVEDYITGKFG, from the coding sequence ATGAGCGATTCACGACAGACCCAAAGTCAGAACCAGACACGGACCAGCACGACGGGCAGTGACCAGCCCCTCGAAACCACCAGCGGCGAGACGGTCGAGGAGACCAGAGAGGAGTGGGTCGAGTACGACTTCCAGGGGACGGCGAAGATGGTCGCCGACGACCTCGACGTCCACTACGGCGACGATCACGCCCTGAAGGGCGTCTCGATGAAGATCCCCGAAAAGAGCGTCACCGCGCTCATCGGCCCTTCGGGGTGTGGGAAGTCGACGTATCTCCGCTGTCTCAACCGGATGAACGACCGGATCAACGCGGCCCGCGTCGAGGGATCGGTCCAGCTCGACGGGAAGGAGATCTATCAGGACGGCATCAACCTAGTGGAACTCCGCAAACGGGTCGGTATGGTGTTCCAGTCGCCGAACCCGTTCCCGAAGTCGATCCGGGAGAACATCTCCTACGGTCCGCGGAAACACGGCGACATCGACACCGGGTTGCTGGCCCGAATGCTCGGCCGTGACGACACCGAAGAGGAGCGCGAACTCGTCGAGCGGGCGCTCAAGCAGGCCGCCCTCTGGGACGAGGTCCACGACCGACTGGACGACAACGCCCTCGGCCTCTCGGGCGGCCAGCAACAGCGGCTCTGTATCGCCCGCTGTCTGTCCGTCGATCCGGAGGTCATCCTGATGGACGAGCCGGCGTCCGCGCTCGACCCCATCGCCACCGCCAAGATCGAGGACCTCATCGACGACCTCGCGAAGGAGTACACGGTCGTCATCGTCACCCACAACATGCAGCAAGCGGCCCGCATCTCGGATCAGACCGCCGTCTTCCTCACCGGCGGCAAACTCGTCGAGTACGACGACACCGACAAGATCTTCGAGAACCCCGAGAGCCAGCGGGTGGAGGACTACATCACCGGCAAGTTCGGATAG
- the pstA gene encoding phosphate ABC transporter permease PstA translates to MAGATQSRLVEGDTTATDAVAGATVGLSAILFVLAVAAMFERVSLTGTIAGLPTVTLLGGLLIGLGVAVAVFGLGSWLGYVETDPDASAGLIASFGAAVPWIVIGGGVASQTLGLGTAGGVVGGVLGGGLAFGGTALPREDVGSTVPLGALLAFVGAVFLTGTIGPEWLWNLGWEQQASITAEFLVPVATLFCACYGGWAAAKAYGRFGARGRHMGAYVLVYLNALSIVAFLFILIAFVVVQGIPGLLNGVQVGAGVGPQLFGSFELPVYVPFVMNGVALLNDFQGVLPAIVGTIWLVVGAVLFAVPLGVGAAIFLTEYAERGRFTQAVEVATNGLWSTPSIVFGLFGFAFLIPRFGNRKSLLAGMLTLGFMLLPLVLITSREAMLSVPDEYRDASAALGVSKWQTIRSVVLPAALPGVVTGVILGVGRIAGETAPILLTMAGGTFVPGEQTVDVIGGFEFTGTPPFVANPELLQATSALPYQLYALITAGVGLGSNVSNANEFRWATALILLVVVLSFYAIGIGARYYFRQRLRHD, encoded by the coding sequence ATGGCGGGCGCGACCCAGTCGCGGCTGGTCGAGGGCGACACGACGGCGACCGACGCGGTCGCCGGCGCGACGGTCGGCCTCTCGGCGATCCTGTTCGTGCTCGCGGTCGCGGCGATGTTCGAGCGAGTGAGTCTCACCGGCACGATCGCCGGCCTGCCGACGGTGACGCTGCTCGGCGGGCTGTTGATCGGCCTCGGCGTCGCGGTGGCCGTCTTCGGTCTGGGCTCGTGGCTCGGCTACGTCGAGACCGACCCCGACGCGAGCGCCGGCCTGATCGCGAGCTTCGGCGCGGCAGTGCCGTGGATCGTCATCGGGGGCGGCGTCGCCTCCCAGACGCTCGGGCTCGGCACCGCCGGCGGCGTCGTCGGGGGCGTCCTCGGCGGCGGCCTGGCCTTCGGCGGGACCGCCCTCCCCCGGGAGGACGTGGGCTCGACGGTGCCCCTCGGCGCCCTGCTCGCGTTCGTCGGCGCCGTCTTCCTCACCGGAACGATCGGTCCCGAGTGGCTGTGGAACCTCGGCTGGGAACAGCAGGCCTCGATCACGGCCGAGTTCCTCGTCCCGGTCGCGACGCTGTTTTGTGCCTGCTACGGCGGCTGGGCCGCCGCGAAGGCCTACGGCCGGTTCGGCGCACGCGGCCGACACATGGGCGCGTACGTCCTGGTCTACCTCAACGCGCTGTCCATCGTCGCCTTCCTGTTCATCCTCATCGCCTTCGTCGTCGTCCAGGGGATTCCCGGCCTGCTCAACGGCGTTCAGGTCGGCGCTGGCGTCGGCCCGCAGCTGTTCGGGTCGTTCGAGTTGCCGGTGTACGTCCCGTTCGTGATGAACGGCGTCGCGCTCCTGAACGACTTCCAGGGGGTCCTCCCGGCCATCGTGGGAACCATCTGGCTGGTCGTCGGCGCGGTGCTGTTCGCGGTGCCGCTGGGCGTCGGCGCGGCCATCTTCCTCACCGAGTACGCCGAGCGCGGCCGGTTCACCCAGGCCGTCGAGGTGGCGACCAACGGCCTCTGGAGCACGCCGAGCATCGTCTTCGGGCTCTTTGGCTTTGCCTTCCTCATCCCGCGCTTTGGCAACCGGAAGTCGCTGCTCGCCGGGATGCTCACCCTCGGATTCATGCTCCTGCCGCTCGTGCTCATCACGAGCCGCGAGGCGATGCTCTCGGTGCCCGACGAGTACCGCGACGCGAGTGCGGCGCTCGGCGTATCGAAGTGGCAGACGATCCGCAGTGTCGTCCTCCCGGCCGCGCTTCCGGGCGTCGTCACGGGGGTCATCCTCGGCGTCGGCCGGATCGCCGGCGAGACGGCGCCGATCCTGCTGACGATGGCGGGCGGGACGTTCGTCCCCGGGGAACAGACGGTCGACGTCATCGGCGGCTTCGAGTTCACCGGCACGCCGCCCTTCGTCGCCAACCCCGAACTCCTGCAGGCGACGTCGGCGCTCCCCTACCAGCTGTACGCCCTCATCACCGCGGGCGTCGGTCTGGGGAGTAACGTCTCCAATGCGAACGAGTTCCGGTGGGCGACGGCGCTCATCCTGCTCGTCGTCGTCCTCTCGTTTTACGCGATCGGCATCGGCGCACGATACTACTTCCGACAGCGACTCAGGCACGACTAA
- the pstC gene encoding phosphate ABC transporter permease subunit PstC — MASATRSERLNAAAGQQVQRVRDFVDDTEPAALVVVGVIAVSLLTAFVGFLAVSNLTVLPFAVFVAATGYGWVRHQEETALILTLTMTVSTLLILGLIIVFIFRESIPVIRYETATVFGVSVPGLRLFIQPNWDAVSPPIRYSMVPMIHGTLMVTVVATAVAGPLGVAAALFLSEIAPDIVREFVKPGVEILAGIPSIVYGFIGFTILSPWASDQFRTVGQGSYLFVGIVVGLMALPTVVSVAEDALSSVPESMKSGSLAVGTTDWQTMTSITLPAAFSGVSAAVLLGVGRAIGETMAATVMLRGVPQLTEPLVNVFYGQETLTSLIARNYGEADGLQMDALFVAGVILFITVLFISIGAQYIEWRMRSKLGGEA; from the coding sequence ATGGCATCAGCAACACGTAGCGAACGACTGAACGCGGCCGCCGGACAGCAGGTCCAGCGCGTCCGCGATTTCGTCGACGACACCGAACCCGCCGCGCTGGTCGTCGTCGGGGTCATCGCCGTCTCCCTGCTGACGGCGTTCGTCGGGTTCCTCGCGGTGTCGAACCTGACCGTCCTGCCCTTTGCCGTGTTCGTCGCGGCGACGGGCTACGGCTGGGTGCGACACCAGGAGGAGACCGCACTGATACTGACGCTGACGATGACCGTCTCGACGCTGTTGATCCTCGGGCTGATCATCGTGTTCATCTTTCGGGAGTCGATCCCGGTCATCCGGTACGAGACCGCGACCGTGTTCGGCGTGAGCGTGCCGGGGCTTCGGCTGTTCATCCAGCCCAACTGGGACGCGGTGTCGCCCCCGATCCGGTACTCGATGGTGCCGATGATCCACGGGACGCTGATGGTGACCGTCGTCGCGACGGCGGTCGCGGGGCCGCTGGGGGTCGCCGCCGCGCTCTTTCTCTCGGAGATCGCCCCCGATATCGTCCGGGAGTTCGTCAAGCCGGGCGTCGAGATCCTCGCCGGCATCCCCTCCATCGTCTACGGCTTCATCGGCTTCACGATCCTGAGCCCGTGGGCGTCTGACCAGTTTCGGACCGTCGGACAGGGGAGTTATCTCTTCGTCGGCATCGTCGTCGGGTTGATGGCGCTTCCGACGGTCGTCTCCGTCGCCGAGGACGCCCTCAGTAGCGTCCCCGAGTCGATGAAAAGCGGATCGCTCGCGGTCGGGACGACCGACTGGCAGACCATGACCTCGATCACCCTGCCGGCGGCCTTTTCGGGCGTCTCCGCCGCGGTCCTCCTCGGCGTCGGACGCGCCATCGGCGAGACGATGGCCGCGACGGTCATGCTGCGCGGCGTCCCGCAACTCACCGAACCGCTGGTGAACGTCTTCTACGGCCAGGAGACGCTCACCTCGCTCATCGCCCGCAACTACGGCGAGGCGGACGGCCTCCAGATGGACGCCCTGTTCGTCGCCGGCGTGATCCTCTTTATCACTGTGCTCTTCATTTCGATCGGCGCACAGTACATCGAGTGGCGAATGCGCAGCAAGCTCGGAGGTGAAGCCTGA
- a CDS encoding PstS family phosphate ABC transporter substrate-binding protein, whose amino-acid sequence MSEDSDRNGRVSRRTFIATTGTVGIAGLAGCGGQSGGGGGDGGGESEPDPTATETESGMDSEPTETESSDDGDGGDGLNTSLLNAEGSSTVYPISNTGSSYWNSNAPPSDGEYWGSNSESTVPGWEQLGEPDMLLADYFAQKFGFEPTEQRSSPPFPTTVGLSHSGTGCEAVTEGLVDIGNSSGPITAELDWSEERAQSTVVDNVVGRDGQPVVVSSDVVDAGVTELTGEEVRGIYQDEITNWNQIEGVDYDQEIYAIGRAEGSGTDTSFRLNMLGGADAPMPGVDTRFGQNQQVAQAVSQNEGAIAYMALAFTSETVVPVAINFEGTVYEPDRDAENTIFDSDYPLNRDLHMYTLIEEDNPNGGGYDAREAAFINMFLNEFGQTVFVEGNNYIPLPTSDLESMKEKVSALATEDLIMP is encoded by the coding sequence ATGTCCGAAGACTCAGACCGAAACGGGCGTGTCTCGCGGCGGACGTTCATTGCAACGACTGGAACAGTCGGTATCGCCGGTCTGGCCGGCTGTGGCGGCCAATCGGGTGGGGGCGGGGGCGACGGCGGCGGCGAGTCCGAGCCCGACCCTACTGCTACCGAAACCGAGTCGGGAATGGACAGCGAACCGACGGAGACGGAGTCGAGCGACGACGGCGACGGCGGCGACGGCCTCAACACCTCGCTGCTCAACGCCGAGGGGTCCTCGACCGTCTACCCCATCTCGAACACCGGTAGTTCCTACTGGAACTCCAACGCGCCGCCGAGCGACGGCGAGTACTGGGGGTCGAACTCGGAGAGCACCGTCCCGGGCTGGGAACAGCTCGGCGAGCCGGACATGCTTCTGGCCGATTACTTCGCCCAGAAGTTCGGCTTCGAGCCGACCGAGCAGCGCTCCAGCCCGCCGTTCCCGACGACGGTCGGCCTGAGCCACTCCGGGACCGGCTGTGAGGCCGTCACGGAGGGCCTGGTCGACATCGGCAACTCCTCGGGACCGATCACGGCCGAACTCGACTGGAGCGAGGAGCGGGCCCAGAGCACGGTCGTCGACAACGTCGTCGGCCGCGACGGCCAGCCGGTCGTCGTCAGTTCGGACGTCGTCGACGCCGGCGTCACCGAACTGACCGGCGAGGAGGTCCGCGGGATCTACCAGGACGAGATCACCAACTGGAACCAGATCGAAGGGGTCGACTACGACCAGGAGATCTACGCCATCGGCCGCGCCGAGGGCTCCGGGACGGACACCTCGTTCCGCCTGAACATGCTCGGTGGCGCCGACGCCCCGATGCCGGGCGTCGACACCCGCTTCGGGCAGAACCAGCAGGTCGCGCAGGCCGTCTCCCAGAACGAGGGCGCCATCGCGTACATGGCGCTCGCGTTCACCAGCGAGACGGTCGTTCCGGTCGCCATCAACTTCGAGGGCACGGTCTACGAGCCGGACCGCGACGCGGAGAACACCATCTTCGACAGCGACTACCCGCTCAACCGTGACCTCCACATGTACACGCTGATCGAGGAGGACAACCCCAACGGCGGCGGGTACGACGCACGGGAGGCTGCGTTCATCAACATGTTCCTCAACGAGTTCGGACAGACCGTCTTCGTCGAGGGGAACAACTACATCCCGCTGCCGACGAGCGACCTGGAATCCATGAAGGAGAAGGTCTCGGCGCTCGCCACCGAAGACCTGATCATGCCCTGA
- a CDS encoding halo transducer protein, whose protein sequence is MTDHDDSLDGLSLDAAVDAVVTRTGDDPDAVRAALGRVTTDGIVRREAVDDALGHVSKVVSTPETRVENAGMLIDDAREAAAAVDHLDSVAERLDDFEDRHAAVADRVDDLGDRLQSVVALADDPDAIYETAVEIRRLEAAANSAQHTADKLGVDAEEFEAWVRNPGRRLDALDDDADAVSEFVDGVAETLDSLAAGDVASGVDRAAVRFDAALRHRVSRLLLEDLRSEVDDLRAWPDPAPDDAHGAVDPESLDALDDRLTSLEDRWRSIGDRFDGSAVEWRDRYGDRLADFETALDDHAPPVDWGAVESLLGEYRPETDDAESA, encoded by the coding sequence GTGACCGACCACGACGACTCGCTCGACGGGCTGTCGCTGGACGCGGCCGTGGACGCGGTCGTCACCCGAACCGGCGACGACCCCGACGCGGTTCGGGCGGCGCTCGGACGGGTGACGACGGACGGCATCGTGCGCCGCGAGGCGGTCGACGACGCACTCGGCCACGTCTCGAAGGTGGTGTCCACCCCCGAGACCCGGGTCGAGAACGCCGGCATGCTGATCGACGACGCTCGCGAGGCCGCCGCGGCGGTCGATCACCTCGACAGCGTTGCCGAGCGCCTCGACGACTTCGAGGATCGGCACGCGGCGGTCGCCGACCGCGTCGACGACCTCGGCGACCGACTCCAGTCGGTCGTCGCCCTGGCGGACGACCCCGACGCAATCTACGAGACGGCAGTCGAGATTCGTCGGCTCGAGGCCGCGGCCAACTCGGCCCAGCACACTGCCGACAAACTCGGCGTCGACGCCGAGGAGTTCGAGGCGTGGGTCCGGAACCCCGGCCGTCGACTGGACGCCCTCGACGACGACGCCGACGCGGTGTCGGAGTTCGTCGACGGCGTGGCGGAGACCCTCGACTCGCTCGCGGCCGGGGACGTCGCTTCGGGCGTCGATCGCGCGGCCGTCAGATTCGACGCCGCCCTCAGACACCGGGTCTCCCGGCTCCTGCTCGAGGACCTCCGGTCCGAAGTCGACGACCTCCGGGCCTGGCCGGACCCCGCCCCGGACGACGCCCACGGTGCCGTCGACCCCGAGAGCCTCGACGCCCTCGACGACCGGCTGACGAGCCTCGAGGACCGCTGGCGGTCGATCGGCGACCGCTTCGACGGGTCGGCGGTCGAGTGGCGGGACCGCTACGGCGACCGGCTGGCCGACTTCGAGACAGCGCTCGACGACCACGCCCCGCCGGTCGACTGGGGAGCAGTCGAGTCACTGCTCGGCGAGTACCGCCCGGAGACGGACGACGCGGAGTCGGCCTGA
- a CDS encoding lipoate--protein ligase family protein gives MDGSDGPLADREWRLIREERWPGPMNMALDEIAAETAAAGGPRTLRVYRWDPGTLSLGYHQDPDTVDWERCDRDGITVTRRPTGGGGIYHDSHGDVSYTIVAPDDELPGDLVESYRLLCAPILDAFDRLGVPATFAETGRPALYDPACYLRELHPAHDVVVPGSAGPRKVSGNAQHRRTDAVVQHGSLTYAVRPERHLAVFADPGVDAATFRERVTGIEEHSAATREEAVAAVEAALREWADAEAGSWTDDELARARERAAEKYASDEWTRRRPGGDRRD, from the coding sequence ATGGACGGGAGCGACGGGCCGCTCGCCGACCGGGAGTGGCGGCTGATCCGCGAGGAGCGGTGGCCGGGGCCGATGAACATGGCGCTCGACGAGATCGCGGCGGAGACGGCCGCCGCCGGCGGTCCCCGGACGCTCCGGGTGTACCGCTGGGACCCGGGGACGCTCTCCCTGGGCTACCACCAGGACCCCGACACCGTCGACTGGGAGCGCTGTGACCGCGACGGGATCACCGTGACCCGGCGACCGACCGGCGGCGGCGGCATCTACCACGACAGCCACGGCGACGTCTCCTACACCATCGTCGCGCCCGACGACGAACTCCCCGGGGACCTCGTGGAGTCGTACCGACTGCTCTGTGCGCCGATCCTCGACGCCTTCGACCGCCTCGGCGTCCCCGCGACGTTCGCGGAGACGGGGCGGCCGGCGCTGTACGACCCCGCGTGTTACCTTCGCGAACTCCACCCCGCGCACGACGTGGTCGTGCCCGGATCCGCGGGGCCACGGAAGGTGAGCGGCAACGCCCAGCACCGCCGCACCGACGCCGTCGTCCAGCACGGGTCGCTCACCTACGCGGTGCGGCCGGAGCGACACCTCGCGGTGTTCGCCGACCCCGGCGTCGACGCGGCGACGTTCCGCGAGCGCGTGACGGGCATCGAGGAGCACTCGGCGGCGACCCGCGAGGAGGCGGTAGCGGCCGTCGAGGCGGCGCTGCGGGAGTGGGCCGACGCCGAGGCGGGGTCGTGGACCGACGACGAACTGGCCCGGGCACGCGAGCGCGCGGCGGAGAAGTACGCGAGCGACGAGTGGACGAGACGGCGGCCCGGGGGCGACCGTCGCGATTGA